The stretch of DNA TCTAGCATGATGACATAAAATTGCTCAAGaacaaataagagaaaataattgCAAAAATTGTGGTTTCGAGATTGATATTGACtaagtaaagaaagaaaattattctTATAGAAATTAATCACCTCTTCTGATTCCCATTCATATGGCAAATATTCTGTTAAGTTAGTCCTGTCATAaccgttctttttttttttcttaacaagcCCAAGCCTAAGGCCCAAAGACTagccaattttaattttagtgttttAGCCATTCCTAAACACCTATTTTCCCTTCTTCCCCTTTCGTTCCCCCCATTCTCGTTAAAGctgattaaaaatttaaaaattcgaTTCTAACTTCGACTCCATTCCGACTCTACTCGGAGTTGGAGGGTTTTCCCTGTGAAGTCGGAGTTAGAGATGGAGTTGAACCGACTCCGACTTCACTCTgatccgactctgactccgactccgacaccaatattatatattttataaaaatatatgtgtgtgttttcttatatattaatcataaatttttttagaggtgtaaatttaaacccgTAAATTGGTAAACCGGAAaatcggtccggaccggaccaaaccggaTTGGTTGGTCTTGTTTTGAAtcggtctgatccggaatcggttcctatattatgaaaaccgtcCGGATTTGGTCTGGTTTTGGTTCCGTAGTTTTCGGGACCGGACTggttggaaaaatatatatatatatataaattaattttatatattatacaaaattttttctagatataagttttatatataatatataattatatattaaattttaatatataatatatataattatatattatataagaaataattgtatattataatttataaattataacataaaatatcaatcttaaatatgaacatttgtaatttatttaatgatatattattaatataattatatataagagatatatatattaaatttttaataatattttatcataaaaaagtaacattttattatatattttttacatttaaaaaaatcaaaaaattggACTGGACTGGAAACCGATAAAACTGGAGGtactggtttaggagggtaatcggggcgtaatcgattttgaaaaatgcaaaaccaaTACATACTgattcggtcctagattttgtccaaaactagACCAGACCGGAATAGTTACACccctaaattttttatataattacattttatataattagttaaactcaatattATACTATCATGAgctcattattattaaataatatatttatactataatatatacagactaaattgactaataataatttagtatatgtaaatatcatactattacaatattactattactattacAATAATGATAGtagtataataattatatttaaatattagtcaATATAGTACAagtcaatttaaataataactttcattaattaatactaacaattaaattaagtgatgaaaaaaattataaaaaccataaataaaatgataaatcgataacatataattaaacactataaaatgttaaaagtgtaatatgaatatatgataagtgataacatataattaataataataattagtgtatccaaaaaaatcaacgaaaacggcgccgtttttgACACCCCACCGCGCGGCCTCAGGCCTCAGCCAGTCCCTCccttccctccctccctccctccctcgtAATTTCCATTTTCTTCGGCTTCAGCCTTcaaaaaaccctagcctccactGGACCAGGACCACTCtcgtgtctctctctctttccctgcGACAGTCCCCCTCgactctcgtctctctctcgcCGAGTGGGCCCGCGGCCTCACCCTGATCCAGTAACCACCCCCGCAGGCCGTGGTCGATACGGTAAGCGTTTCTTTCTtctcccttcgtcttctctctctttgtgtAAGATGTGAATCTGTGTAATTTTGCGATGATATGTTGTGTAAAATCTGTGTAATTTTGTGATTATATGGTTGTGTAAAATCCGTGTAATGTTGTGATGAAGAGTTTGTGTAAAATCTGTGTAATTTTTTGATGATGAGTTTGTATAGAATATATGTAACTAAAATAGGATGGATGTTGCAGTCTTGCAGTTGATGagtttgagttaatattggGGCTGTTTTTGTTGGGATGTTTTGAAGGAATAAACTGTGATTATACTTGTTTGGATGGATGTTGCAGTTGATGAGTTTGTGTAAAATCTGTGTAACTAAAATAGAATGAGTTTGGGGctgtttttttgttgttgcaaGGAATGATTGGATAAAACTGTGATTATTCTGGGGCTGttttaatttgagttaatattggGGCTGTTTTTGTTGGGATGTTTTGAATGAATAAACTGCAATTATACTTGTTTTTGGAGCTGTTTTTGTTTGAGTGTTGTGGTTTGGGGCtgcttatatattaatatgatgcTAAAGTTGGGACTGTTTTAATGAACACGTGGgcgttttattttctttctgtaaTTGATGGTGTGGTTGGGCAGTTAATTTGTGTACCACAAAGTTGAacatttttataagtacaaagtTGAAGTTTTATCACCTTTAGGAATTCAGACTTGACAAAATCACGTCTTTTTGATAAACTAATTTAGTGCATATACGACATAACATGTCATGTTATTACCTGAAAGTCCTGCTGATGTCTGTTTTGTGGTTGACAatcttgaaaatcatgaaaagaaaGATTGGATAACTTATATCACATTCCTTGGTTGAATTGAGAGGACCGTCAACAATGCTTGCATTGGATTTTTGGAGTATTTAAGATCATTGAACTGTTAGTGGTTGGAGTTTATTAGTCTCTTTGAACTGTTATATAGTTCTTGGAGTTCGGGAACTCCTAAATTTCATGGTGTTAATGTTATTCTCTTTGAAATTCATGGAGGATAATGGATATTTACTGCATAGCAAAATTCATAGTTAGCTCTGTTGTGATTATCATTTTCTGGTTGGCATAGCTAAGTATTTTCTAActaaaatcttttcatattatttttaagcACAACTTAGAAGTTGGAATGGCAGTGTGACACTTggaacatttaatttggttggGACTTAGAAAATGTTaggtttctcttttttttttttttcaaaattagaacttaaaaaaatgtttgttgtaATCGTTGTAAGaacatattattatgattgatgtGGATGATGGTGTGGATGATTTTGGATGTGGTTGATGGATGATGGGTGTGGATGTTTATTGTAGACTTGaagtgattagttggatgtggatgatGGATGATGCATTGATGGGAGtggatgtttattgtagtgattagtcatttttatttttaattttttgaagcatGTTAGTAACTTAGTGTGTTACTTGttttcatttagtttttttttttgttatgtgtttagtaaaaagtaaattatttactttagattgtgatttttgaaaaaaattaaatttgaaagctcacacaaaatcttttttaaaaagtgtgccaaatatgaagttgaaaacagtaaaaaaatcccaaatctaactccgctccgacaagtcggatTTGGAGTCGGAGCGGAGGATGAtcatgtcggagtcggaggtcggattcgacctccgacaaagtcggaatCAAAATCGGAGGATGGCCATACCGACTCCGACTTGGTCAGTGCTCAACCCTAATTCCCAATCAGCCTCTCATCCTTTGCATCTCTCGGCATTCAGCTCAGTGGCTTCACGCCGCCGCATCGCACAGCACCTCTATTTGAAGCGCCACCACAAGCCTTGTCTCACCCCACCGTGACGGTAAGCCTATTTTTCCTCTCTTGGTctctaaatctctctctctctctctctctctctctctctctagtatATATCTCACTGTTTATTCCCACTCTCTTTGCTCCATGCCAGCCAACGTGACTAGTAGAGGCCGATGCGCCGCACGTACAGTCGCACTTGACTGTTGCTTGGAGCACATCACGCCATTACCGGTGAGAAGTTAGCCTTAGAGGTAAGAATTTATACTAGTCTTTTTGGTATTGGTATATGGTATCTAAACAGCTCCTAAACAAAAATTCTGTTGGTTTTAGTGCAATTATTTGGGAATGGATTTGGACGACCCATTTTGTGATGATATTCTGGAGACAGTTAAAAGTAAACGTAGGTTATTCTGACACACCCCTCTTAGCTTGTTATCTTTAAAACTATTTTCCTCTTTAAGCAGTTTAAAggtttgtcaatttttttttttccagccaAGGCTGGTGGCAAGTTTCAACCAAAGGCTAAATCCAGTGCAAAAGATGGGACTTCTACATCAGTCCCATCAGCTGCTTCAGGTTCTAACGATGAAAAGTCTGTTAGACTAACCTCCTCAGGCTTAGAGACTAAACAATATGCTCGGTTGttgcagaaaataaattgacaaCTGCGGATGGAATTTCTGCAGCTACCTCAGAGATTGTATGCATTAACCAGAAATCAAAAGACAATGAAAGCTCTTTTTCTGACAACAAAAGCTCTTTTTCTGACAACAAAAGCTTGGAATCAGTCAAGGCCTCATCCCAACCTGTGATGGGAGAGGATATTGGCTCTAAAGATGCTCTGCATCCAGAGGTTGCAACATCTGAGAGCCACATTGGTTGGCATTCCTGCATGGGAATGTTGTCAGCAGAGGTAGATATTTGGATattccaaatatatattttttatgtatttgtttgcTGATTGGGAACTCCTTTGGCTTTAGATAGACTCCATGGAGTTTGAATTGGAGCCCTTTGGAGGTATTCTTTCTGAGGCTGACACAACAAATGGTAATGATGGTCGGGAAGGTTCCCTTTCTCATTCAAAAATGCCTACTTTTCTTGATTTCAACAATAAGGATTCAGTGGAGCATTTTGGTATTCGGGCTTGTAATTCTGTTGACTCCTCAGCACTTGGGGCATGTGATGCTGCAGAGCCTCAAACTTGTCCTGATGCACATATAAACCGAGATACACTTACTTGTAGGGAAGCTGGTGTTTCTAACAATGGTGTAGATATTCAGATTAATAATGGAATGTCGGAAACAAAGGTGaagatttttaacttttaaagaagtactctgtttttttcttttactaaatcGGATAGATTTGTGATTAGTTTCAGGAAGCTGGGGCCTTTTCTGGCATGGAAGATCTAGATTTTATGTCTCAGGCCAATATTCCATTTGGTATGTTTAGAATCAGCTGCATGCTTTATTTGTTCTTGCTTTATGTTGCATTTATAGTTGTTTATTTTCTCCTTCATATTTTAGGACTGCATTCTGGCAAGTTTCGACCCAAGCCCAAgatgaaaacaagaaaagacAAACCTAGTACTGACATCTCTCACCCAGAAGTTGAGTCTGTTATGCATTCACAAGCTCCCGAGTTGGTTCCTTCTGACACTGGATACGCAAATGTGGACTCAGTTCCTGCCTTCCCAGCTGACGATTTACAAGATAACTCCATGAGGTTTGATGATTTTATTACATTGGACACAACCTCTGAAATTTCAATGAACGAAGATTCAATAAATCTTGCCAAAATTTCTTACTCCGATTGCCCTGTTCCGAGGGATATTCTGCATTCAGAGGATGTTCCTGAAATTCTAACGGAACTGGTAATTCAATTATGGCAGTTTGCTATGGTATTGGTGTTTGATAGGTAACCAACTTATTTGCTCAAATATCTTAATACGGTCTTGTCATGTTTCTGCCCTAGGATTCTAACTGTAGAAGAGGAGAAGCTTCTACATCATCGGATCTTCTTCAAAAAGGCAAAAGATCTGCTACAGCTGATGAAGAGAACAATGATGACAAATCGTTGAGAAATCTAAACAATGATGGCAAATCATTGAGAAAGCTAAGGAAAAAAGTATCTTTTCAACTTATCGATGAGCCAGATGGTGAGGCTAATGAAAATGGGAGCTTCTCTAGTGAACCTCCCACTGATTCTAATATAGGTGAAGTTGAGGACGGTGATGATGACGATGAATATAGAGTGGAAAGTGATGATGAATTTAGAGTGGAAAGTATGTCCCAGAAGAAAAGGGCtccaagaaagtcaaagaaATCTGGGGTTGAAAATGGTAAACCTGTACAAAAGCGCAAAAGGGCCAATGAAGCTGCCGACCAGTTGAGCAAAGAACCTCccaaaaaattttctcattcaaCTCGTCGAAACAGGAGATGTGGTAAATCAAATTCCCAGATCTCTAAGATTGcaagataaaacactttcagATATACATATTTGCATAGTAAAGTAGGCTGTATTAACAGAATTGTTGGATTACTTTCTCTTTTGTAGTGGATAAGGTTTTACTTGAAACACCAGAGGATGAAATTGACCCTCAAAGGTTGCCTATCAAGGATCTCATTTTGCTTGCTGAGTACAAGGAGCGACTAGCGGTACATATTCTGCACTCTaattcttgttcttgttcttgtgaTGATGttattttagtagaaatactAGTCTCTTGTTTTTTAGTTGTAGCACTACCTTGCTATAATTACTGTGTCTTTGCTAAATTCAATTTTGCTAATTTGCTTTGGTCATCTACAACTTGTCCACTCATGCAGAGCAAAGAAGCAGAAACGTCAAAAACACCCTTGACCAATTTAAGGTACTCTTTTAAACATGACCTATATGTGGCTAGACCTGTAGAATTGCTATTTGTTTTCTGTATCAAGTGACATAATGTCTGCATTCATAGGCAACTCAAGAAAATTTGagttatttctttctttttttctatgtAGTCTTTGCATGTCTGTGGGATTTTGTTGTTCCTCTAAATAAGGGTTTATCTTatgtattctttttctttttagtttagGTTCTTACAAGACTGCAATTATCAGATAATGTTTcttgattttatgtaaatttgcATTTTAGGAGTGTTAGGGCGGGCCCCTTGGGGCTAGGCCAGTTTCTAATGTTGCCATGTGACTTTATGGAACATGTTGTTTGGCCTGaaaatttttgtattatttgATGAAATGCGGAATTTCGAATAGCCCGTAATCTAAGCAaatgttgttggttgttggttagtaatttggttttattataCCTGGAGTCATATGTAATCCAATGATTAGGCCCCTAgtggttggctcaagtggtaagagccTTGGTCTTGGCGGTTTGCTCCCTCTAGGTCCAAGGTTTGAaaccttgggtgcaaacaatttctaggggctaCGTCCCATCGGTTAAAAAGTCGATGATTTACCTGATCTGTGTGATGGGGGGGACACATTACACAGGTCTGGTGTTTAACCGGGTAAAGGACATGTTGCGTTTGCATGCTCTCCAggattctttttcataaaaaatgtgatccaatgatttttatttttttatttttttgtgttgcaATTATTTTCTGTGCAGGTCTTACAATTCCTTTCCCGAGGAATCATCTTACAATGGAGAGGCTGCTTTTGTTTCAGAACAAGGCAGAGGTTCTGATGATGATCAACCAAGTTATGAGGTTCCAACTAACCCTTTCATTAATTACCAGTCTTTCATGGACAAAACTCCCAGTACAAGATGGTCAAAACAAGACACAGAACTGTTCTATGAGGTACAGCTGTAACATCTTATTCATTTCTTGTTTTCACTTGCCAGAAAAAAAAGGTCTCgtttatttcttctttccattagtAAACCATCTAAAGTATATGATCAGAAAGATGACCAAGTTTTAGTcttgcaatcactttgaaagcAAATAAATAGTCTGTTTCAGCTTATGAAACTGCCAAAACTGAAGTTTGTTTGATTCAAGGAAATCACAGAGACTTGTCCATTGAAATTTATGGATATCGTCCGAGGAataaggcccggtttggatacacaaaactatctcatctcatcattacaactttcccaaactcccacacaaaatataataaacaattaaactttttcaaatctcaaaataaaaaataatattaaaaaattatattctaacaatattttattcaaatttcaacaaaacatctcatctcatctcatatgaactgtgaaaccaaacgaggcctaagttttGTGTAAGAAAGTTTTAAGTTCATCCAGTGCCGCTCGTGATCTTTGAAGTTTTTATCATTCCTCTCTTTCCAGATACACCATGGTAGACAAATGGGGATCAGCTTGCACACAGCTGCACTTGGGTGTTGCCCCTTAATCCACTCTAGGTAGCAAGGAGATCTTCTACCCGTCTAGGCGTAACCGATGCTAAATTGACTCTGTCAAAGAATCGTACCACATGGTactagcaacctcacaatgaagtagtaggaggtccccccacccccccgccccccaaaaaaaaaaattggccaaATTGTTATCTTTTTAGTGAAATTTTGGAACATATTTGGTGTGCGATTATAATCCAaagagaggaagatgaaggTATATTGGACATGATGGATGGCAAATGTTATAGGATTAGTAGGGTTGGAGATCTGCTCAGTGGTTATCTTTAATTTACAGTGAATTTTGTGGGTCTGTTGGGAGAGAACAGTTTTGGTAATTAACGAACACCATGCAGGATTTTCGTTTATGCCTCTATGGTACTGGTAGTCTAAGGTTTCAGAGgacttcataattttattttattttcctgtaTATTTGTCATAATCTGTATTCTGGGCAGGAGGAGGGAGATCACCCCATTAGTGTGCTAATGCCCGTTGGTGTTCACTGAACTGTTACCACTACCTTGAACAATTATTGTTTAGTCATATATTAAGGggtcgtttggattgagagagcaTGTCAACTTATATCATCTaaatcttatctaatcattacaattttcttaaactccCAACTtcgaataaaatataataaaaaattcaaaatgttcaaatcttaaaacaaaaataatattaaaaaataatattctaataatattttatttaactttcatctcatctcatctcaactcactatccaaatctcccCTAAATcttttctaccttttttttttttttttttttaatgtcgtGGAATCTCTCCAAGGCAGAGCCATTCGGATCCACTCCTGCACAGTAAACCCCTGTCCTGTGGGtcgcaccctcggaagtttccctacatgGAACTAGTCAAATTGCTGGCTTTTCACCCCTAAGGATTATTTGTGCACCCATGAGATGTTGAACCTTGGAttttgaagggagtgataccccaagaccaagaccttcaccacttgggccaacctcTTGGGGTTTTCTAGCTCCTAACTTGTATTATGTGTTCTCTGATGTATACTTCGTATTTACTTGGGCAATGTctatttacttgtttcaatacAGTtttatattacttataaaaaaaagtaaatgggTGAAGCTCAAGTACGTAGAAAGTATACAAAGGATAGCACCTAATTACAAGTTAGGAGCTAGAAATAGAAAcaataaaatcatgaaaactaacTCCACATTAAATCTCGAGGAGCATGCTGCATCCCAACCTAGAGTtgattaggcctcgtttgtttacacatatgagatgagttgagataaatgttgaaagttgaataaaatattgttagaatataattttattttttttgttttaggatttgaaaattttgatttttttattatattttgtgtgggagtttgagaaagttgtaatgattatataagatatctaccaaaccaggcctaaatcTATAGTTGAGTTTACCATTAGTTGAACTTTAAAACCAGCCCTAAAGTTGCAGTACTCTGGAAGGGTTTTGCAGTGTGTCAAGTGATTTCCATGAAACCATATAAAGCATTTCGTGATGTTGTGATTTAAGtgcatcttcttttcttttattccttttttgaAGTGGGTCTTACCAAATAAGATGGTTTTTGGTTCCCTTGATCTGTCTTTATGAACCTTTCATGTGGCAATTTTCAATCATTTCATGCTAATTACATGCACTAAGAATTGGGGTTTTCTGCATGTACTGCAATGTAAACACCTTCCTGGCAAGATTCATGTTGATAATGAAGCATttgttaccaaaaaaaaaaagtgtaggtTGAAAAGCTTAAAATTTGAGATAGTGCAAGAGAGGGAAAGGGATGAGACAGCATTAACTCCCTAGAGTTGGTTACTGATTTGTCCTTTATCATCCACTGTCATTTTTTAAATTggaataaagaatttaattgctctattttttgttctttttctccAGACAAAAGTGGCAAGTTCCAGTCCATTGGTTGCTGTTTACATAAAAACTCAACTAATCTCTGTTTTAATATGTGATATAGGCTGTTCGGCAGTTCGGGACAGATTTTGCTATGATACAACAACTTTTTCCTGGTCGAACTCGTCATCAAGTCAAGTTGAAATTTAAGAAGGAAGAGCGTCAATATCCATTACGGCTTTCTGAAGCCCTAACCAGTCGTGCTAAAGGTGAAGtcctttatctttctttttaatctctcttctttttctttatctctCAATTGTaccatgaaaattttaattttagtagtCTCAGCATGATTTAGATTGTATTAATTCATGTAGTCTCATATATAAGCATTGGGAAACTAAGTTTAACCATTTTGGTACCAAACTCAACAAGATATATTTTATGGTTTCTATTGGAGTCTTTATCAAGGTAATCTTCATGAGTAGGAATGCCAAAAACTTGCCTCATATATACTTCTGTTTTAGATCATTCCCATTTCCAGTTGGTGATCGAGCGGTTGCAACAAGCTTCTCAGGCAGAAGATGCTTATGTAGATGACGTGGTTGGAAGGACAGGCAAGGAGGAGGAGATAGTGGAATTGACTACTCAAGCGAAGGTAAgctttttggtgttttttttctctcttctgcTAAAAGATAATATGGAACCTGGTCTCAAGCCCCACAAAGCATGAAATGACCATGTTTATGAGGCATCTTATAGTTTTTGACTGAGCTAGTTAGGattatggtttaaggtttttttggtaaaatgaagttttttttttcttgtctattTCATGCAGTCTTGATGCCTCTTTCTAACCTGATATGTGCACAGGAGGAAGTGGCAAAACCTGAGCAGGATGGAGAAGTAGTTGTTGAAGATCAGGAAGCAGATTTGGGTGAAGTTCATAGTCCTGCGAAATCTGATG from Juglans microcarpa x Juglans regia isolate MS1-56 chromosome 3S, Jm3101_v1.0, whole genome shotgun sequence encodes:
- the LOC121258470 gene encoding transcription factor TFIIIB component B'' isoform X2; translation: MDLDDPFCDDILETVKSKPKAGGKFQPKAKSSAKDGTSTSVPSAASENKLTTADGISAATSEIVCINQKSKDNESSFSDNKSSFSDNKSLESVKASSQPVMGEDIGSKDALHPEVATSESHIGWHSCMGMLSAEIDSMEFELEPFGGILSEADTTNGNDGREGSLSHSKMPTFLDFNNKDSVEHFGIRACNSVDSSALGACDAAEPQTCPDAHINRDTLTCREAGVSNNGVDIQINNGMSETKEAGAFSGMEDLDFMSQANIPFGLHSGKFRPKPKMKTRKDKPSTDISHPEVESVMHSQAPELVPSDTGYANVDSVPAFPADDLQDNSMRFDDFITLDTTSEISMNEDSINLAKISYSDCPVPRDILHSEDVPEILTELDSNCRRGEASTSSDLLQKGKRSATADEENNDDKSLRNLNNDGKSLRKLRKKVSFQLIDEPDGEANENGSFSSEPPTDSNIGEVEDGDDDDEYRVESDDEFRVESMSQKKRAPRKSKKSGVENGKPVQKRKRANEAADQLSKEPPKKFSHSTRRNRRCVDKVLLETPEDEIDPQRLPIKDLILLAEYKERLASKEAETSKTPLTNLRSYNSFPEESSYNGEAAFVSEQGRGSDDDQPSYEVPTNPFINYQSFMDKTPSTRWSKQDTELFYEAVRQFGTDFAMIQQLFPGRTRHQVKLKFKKEERQYPLRLSEALTSRAKDHSHFQLVIERLQQASQAEDAYVDDVVGRTGKEEEIVELTTQAKEEVAKPEQDGEVVVEDQEADLGEVHSPAKSDAGDDNLYDWSQYKSDY
- the LOC121258470 gene encoding transcription factor TFIIIB component B'' isoform X1 — its product is MDLDDPFCDDILETVKSKPKAGGKFQPKAKSSAKDGTSTSVPSAASENKLTTADGISAATSEIVCINQKSKDNESSFSDNKSSFSDNKSLESVKASSQPVMGEDIGSKDALHPEVATSESHIGWHSCMGMLSAEIDSMEFELEPFGGILSEADTTNGNDGREGSLSHSKMPTFLDFNNKDSVEHFGIRACNSVDSSALGACDAAEPQTCPDAHINRDTLTCREAGVSNNGVDIQINNGMSETKFQEAGAFSGMEDLDFMSQANIPFGLHSGKFRPKPKMKTRKDKPSTDISHPEVESVMHSQAPELVPSDTGYANVDSVPAFPADDLQDNSMRFDDFITLDTTSEISMNEDSINLAKISYSDCPVPRDILHSEDVPEILTELDSNCRRGEASTSSDLLQKGKRSATADEENNDDKSLRNLNNDGKSLRKLRKKVSFQLIDEPDGEANENGSFSSEPPTDSNIGEVEDGDDDDEYRVESDDEFRVESMSQKKRAPRKSKKSGVENGKPVQKRKRANEAADQLSKEPPKKFSHSTRRNRRCVDKVLLETPEDEIDPQRLPIKDLILLAEYKERLASKEAETSKTPLTNLRSYNSFPEESSYNGEAAFVSEQGRGSDDDQPSYEVPTNPFINYQSFMDKTPSTRWSKQDTELFYEAVRQFGTDFAMIQQLFPGRTRHQVKLKFKKEERQYPLRLSEALTSRAKDHSHFQLVIERLQQASQAEDAYVDDVVGRTGKEEEIVELTTQAKEEVAKPEQDGEVVVEDQEADLGEVHSPAKSDAGDDNLYDWSQYKSDY
- the LOC121258470 gene encoding transcription factor TFIIIB component B'' isoform X3, with the protein product MGEDIGSKDALHPEVATSESHIGWHSCMGMLSAEIDSMEFELEPFGGILSEADTTNGNDGREGSLSHSKMPTFLDFNNKDSVEHFGIRACNSVDSSALGACDAAEPQTCPDAHINRDTLTCREAGVSNNGVDIQINNGMSETKFQEAGAFSGMEDLDFMSQANIPFGLHSGKFRPKPKMKTRKDKPSTDISHPEVESVMHSQAPELVPSDTGYANVDSVPAFPADDLQDNSMRFDDFITLDTTSEISMNEDSINLAKISYSDCPVPRDILHSEDVPEILTELDSNCRRGEASTSSDLLQKGKRSATADEENNDDKSLRNLNNDGKSLRKLRKKVSFQLIDEPDGEANENGSFSSEPPTDSNIGEVEDGDDDDEYRVESDDEFRVESMSQKKRAPRKSKKSGVENGKPVQKRKRANEAADQLSKEPPKKFSHSTRRNRRCVDKVLLETPEDEIDPQRLPIKDLILLAEYKERLASKEAETSKTPLTNLRSYNSFPEESSYNGEAAFVSEQGRGSDDDQPSYEVPTNPFINYQSFMDKTPSTRWSKQDTELFYEAVRQFGTDFAMIQQLFPGRTRHQVKLKFKKEERQYPLRLSEALTSRAKDHSHFQLVIERLQQASQAEDAYVDDVVGRTGKEEEIVELTTQAKEEVAKPEQDGEVVVEDQEADLGEVHSPAKSDAGDDNLYDWSQYKSDY
- the LOC121258470 gene encoding transcription factor TFIIIB component B'' isoform X4 — its product is MEFELEPFGGILSEADTTNGNDGREGSLSHSKMPTFLDFNNKDSVEHFGIRACNSVDSSALGACDAAEPQTCPDAHINRDTLTCREAGVSNNGVDIQINNGMSETKFQEAGAFSGMEDLDFMSQANIPFGLHSGKFRPKPKMKTRKDKPSTDISHPEVESVMHSQAPELVPSDTGYANVDSVPAFPADDLQDNSMRFDDFITLDTTSEISMNEDSINLAKISYSDCPVPRDILHSEDVPEILTELDSNCRRGEASTSSDLLQKGKRSATADEENNDDKSLRNLNNDGKSLRKLRKKVSFQLIDEPDGEANENGSFSSEPPTDSNIGEVEDGDDDDEYRVESDDEFRVESMSQKKRAPRKSKKSGVENGKPVQKRKRANEAADQLSKEPPKKFSHSTRRNRRCVDKVLLETPEDEIDPQRLPIKDLILLAEYKERLASKEAETSKTPLTNLRSYNSFPEESSYNGEAAFVSEQGRGSDDDQPSYEVPTNPFINYQSFMDKTPSTRWSKQDTELFYEAVRQFGTDFAMIQQLFPGRTRHQVKLKFKKEERQYPLRLSEALTSRAKDHSHFQLVIERLQQASQAEDAYVDDVVGRTGKEEEIVELTTQAKEEVAKPEQDGEVVVEDQEADLGEVHSPAKSDAGDDNLYDWSQYKSDY